A genomic window from Microvirga sp. TS319 includes:
- the rimO gene encoding 30S ribosomal protein S12 methylthiotransferase RimO, which produces MNAPAPKVSFVSLGCPKALVDSERIITQLRAQGYQLTKEHDGADVVIVNTCGFLDSAKAESLEAIGEAMAENGKVIVTGCMGAEPEQIREHFPNVLAITGPQAYESVVSAVHEAAPPAHDPFVDLVPPQGVKLTPRHYAYLKISEGCNNRCTFCIIPKLRGDLVSRPIGDVLREAEKLARAGVKELLVISQDTSAYGLDIKYQPSLWKDREVRTRFYELGKELGELGMWVRMHYVYPYPHVDEIIPLMAEGKILPYLDIPFQHASPSVLKAMRRPGNQEKTLDRIRKWREICPDLAIRSTFIVGFPGETEEDVNFLMQWLQEAKIDRAGCFQYEPVQGAPANDIAGAVPDEVKEERWHRFMQTQQTVSAELLKGRVGKTLPVIIDEQGATVATGRTKYDAPEIDGVVYVASKTPLKPGEIVNVKIESSDEYDLHGTAV; this is translated from the coding sequence ATGAATGCTCCCGCACCCAAAGTCTCGTTCGTGTCCCTGGGCTGCCCGAAGGCCCTGGTCGATTCCGAGCGCATCATCACCCAGCTTCGCGCTCAAGGTTATCAGCTGACCAAGGAGCATGACGGGGCGGACGTGGTCATCGTCAATACCTGCGGCTTCCTCGACAGCGCCAAGGCCGAGTCCCTCGAGGCGATCGGCGAGGCCATGGCCGAGAACGGCAAGGTCATCGTGACCGGCTGCATGGGCGCCGAGCCCGAGCAGATCCGCGAGCATTTTCCGAACGTGCTCGCGATCACGGGTCCGCAGGCCTACGAATCGGTCGTTTCCGCCGTTCACGAGGCCGCCCCTCCCGCGCACGACCCCTTCGTCGACCTGGTACCCCCTCAGGGGGTGAAGCTCACGCCGCGCCACTATGCCTATTTGAAGATTTCCGAGGGCTGCAACAACCGCTGCACCTTCTGCATCATCCCGAAGCTGCGCGGCGATCTGGTCAGCCGCCCCATCGGGGACGTGCTGCGCGAGGCCGAAAAGCTCGCCAGGGCCGGCGTGAAGGAGCTGCTGGTCATCTCGCAGGACACCAGCGCCTACGGCCTCGACATCAAGTACCAACCGAGCCTCTGGAAGGATCGCGAGGTCCGCACGCGCTTCTACGAACTCGGCAAGGAGCTGGGCGAGCTCGGCATGTGGGTGCGCATGCACTACGTCTATCCCTACCCGCATGTGGACGAGATCATCCCGCTCATGGCGGAGGGCAAGATCCTTCCCTATCTCGACATTCCCTTCCAGCACGCCTCGCCGAGCGTGCTCAAGGCCATGCGCCGTCCCGGCAACCAGGAAAAGACCCTGGATCGCATCAGGAAGTGGCGTGAGATCTGCCCGGATCTCGCCATCCGGTCGACCTTCATCGTCGGCTTCCCGGGCGAGACCGAAGAAGACGTGAATTTCCTGATGCAGTGGCTTCAGGAGGCCAAGATCGATCGCGCCGGATGCTTCCAGTACGAACCCGTCCAGGGCGCCCCTGCCAACGACATCGCGGGCGCAGTGCCCGACGAGGTCAAGGAAGAGCGCTGGCACCGGTTCATGCAGACTCAGCAGACGGTCAGCGCCGAGCTTCTGAAGGGACGCGTCGGCAAGACCCTGCCGGTCATCATCGACGAACAGGGCGCCACCGTCGCCACCGGTCGCACCAAGTACGACGCGCCCGAGATCGACGGCGTCGTCTACGTGGCGTCCAAGACCCCGCTGAAGCCGGGCGAGATCGTCAACGTGAAGATCGAGAGCTCGGACGAGTACGACCTGCACGGGACGGCCGTTTAA
- the glgP gene encoding alpha-glucan family phosphorylase: MSAIEPYLPHTRIAYLSMEIALRSEMHTYSGGLGVLAGDAVRSAADLSLPMVFVTLASRQGYLGQEIDAKGWQIDHADAWEPEDWATPLPDVMAATIEGRDVWVRPWLYEWTSSRGHKVPVILLDTHSDRNDLPDRGITHRLYGGDETYRLKQEIILGIGGEQALRSLGFAIDIYHLNEGHAALLPLALLKREAQTATTGDHDVEAVRRRCVFTTHTPVEVGHDRFDYENVTRILGDFIDADPLKALAGEDRLNMTRLALNLSDYVNGVSARHAETTRSMFPGYRIHAVTNGVHPGQWTHPAFARLFCRISPDWDVQPETLAGAVHLSDDDVWSAHLDAKDELIALVRERTGRHFGHDLPIIGFARRMTGYKRAGMLFSQWDRLTDIFRRHPFQIVMSGKAHPHDEGGRELIHDIVRRAHHAEIPVAFIPGYDLDIAKRIVAGSDIWLNTPQPPLEASGTSGMKAAFNGVLNVSTLDGWWPEGCDEGVTGWGIGPEGDYAEHAQVLYEKLERSILPLYAEDRPGWIRMMRQAIAGIGPVFNTQRMMETYAREAYRLR; the protein is encoded by the coding sequence GTGTCCGCCATCGAACCCTATCTGCCTCACACGCGGATTGCCTATCTTTCCATGGAGATCGCCCTCCGGAGCGAGATGCATACCTATTCCGGCGGGCTCGGCGTTCTCGCGGGCGACGCCGTCCGGTCGGCCGCCGATCTCAGCCTCCCGATGGTTTTCGTCACGCTTGCCAGCCGCCAGGGTTATCTGGGGCAAGAGATCGACGCGAAGGGCTGGCAGATCGACCATGCCGACGCCTGGGAACCCGAGGATTGGGCGACGCCTCTCCCGGACGTCATGGCCGCCACCATCGAGGGCCGCGATGTCTGGGTCCGTCCGTGGCTCTATGAATGGACATCGTCGCGCGGGCACAAGGTGCCCGTGATCCTGCTCGACACTCATAGCGACCGGAACGATCTGCCGGATCGCGGGATCACGCACAGGCTCTATGGCGGCGATGAGACGTACCGGCTCAAGCAGGAAATCATTCTCGGTATCGGGGGCGAGCAGGCCCTGAGGTCACTGGGTTTCGCAATCGATATCTATCATCTCAACGAAGGTCATGCCGCCCTTCTGCCGCTCGCGCTGCTGAAACGAGAAGCCCAGACCGCCACCACGGGGGATCATGACGTCGAAGCGGTGAGGAGACGCTGCGTCTTCACCACGCACACACCCGTCGAGGTGGGGCACGATCGCTTCGATTACGAGAACGTCACCCGCATTCTCGGAGACTTCATCGATGCGGATCCGTTGAAGGCACTCGCCGGAGAGGACCGGCTCAACATGACACGGCTCGCTTTGAATCTGAGCGACTACGTGAACGGCGTCTCGGCTCGTCATGCGGAGACGACACGGAGCATGTTTCCCGGATATCGCATTCATGCGGTCACGAACGGCGTTCATCCGGGGCAATGGACGCATCCGGCCTTCGCGCGCCTGTTTTGCCGGATCTCCCCGGACTGGGACGTGCAGCCGGAAACGCTCGCGGGCGCGGTTCACCTGTCCGACGATGACGTCTGGAGCGCTCATCTGGACGCCAAGGACGAGCTGATCGCCCTGGTTCGGGAGCGGACGGGACGTCACTTCGGTCACGATCTCCCGATCATCGGTTTCGCGCGCCGCATGACGGGATACAAGCGGGCCGGCATGCTGTTCAGCCAGTGGGACCGGCTAACGGACATCTTTCGGCGCCATCCGTTCCAGATCGTCATGTCCGGCAAGGCCCATCCCCATGATGAGGGAGGCAGGGAGCTGATCCACGATATCGTGCGCCGGGCGCATCACGCCGAAATTCCGGTCGCCTTCATACCCGGCTACGATCTGGACATTGCAAAACGCATCGTGGCGGGCAGCGATATCTGGCTGAACACGCCCCAGCCTCCGCTCGAGGCTTCGGGGACAAGCGGCATGAAGGCGGCGTTCAACGGCGTGCTCAATGTCAGCACGCTCGACGGGTGGTGGCCGGAAGGCTGCGACGAGGGCGTGACCGGATGGGGAATCGGGCCGGAAGGGGATTACGCCGAACATGCGCAGGTCCTGTACGAGAAGCTCGAGAGATCCATCCTGCCGCTCTACGCGGAGGATCGCCCTGGCTGGATCCGCATGATGAGACAGGCGATTGCCGGGATCGGGCCGGTGTTCAACACGCAACGCATGATGGAGACCTATGCCCGGGAGGCCTATCGGCTGCGTTAG
- a CDS encoding 1-phosphofructokinase family hexose kinase, with protein sequence MPDIVTITLNPALDVSTSADAVAPTDKVRCGAVRHDPGGGGINVARVVQTLGGRALAVFPAGGPTGAMIEDLLDGMDIPARKIPIGGVTRESFTIDERKSGLQYRFVMPGPELSPKERRACLDEIARAAEGARMAVLSGSLPPGVSPDFVQETADLATRVGARFVLDTSGEALRHVRSGAYLIKPSLRELREWLGRELRSEAEQVDGAYGLIARGVSEVMLVSLGAEGALLVTSQGYERLPAIDVPVCSAVGAGDSMVAAVCFGLVQGLDLRSAVRLGMAAGAATLMTPGTGLCRREDVERLYAQQTASATIAPLKAIPRS encoded by the coding sequence GTGCCGGATATCGTAACGATCACCCTGAATCCGGCGCTCGATGTATCGACGAGCGCGGACGCGGTGGCGCCGACGGACAAGGTCCGCTGCGGCGCCGTCCGGCACGATCCTGGCGGGGGCGGGATCAACGTGGCGCGGGTCGTTCAGACCCTCGGCGGGCGCGCCCTGGCCGTGTTCCCGGCCGGAGGCCCGACCGGTGCGATGATCGAAGACCTCCTCGATGGAATGGACATCCCGGCGCGGAAAATTCCCATCGGCGGCGTCACGCGGGAGAGCTTCACGATCGACGAGCGCAAAAGCGGCCTCCAATATCGTTTCGTCATGCCGGGACCGGAGCTAAGCCCGAAGGAACGTCGGGCCTGCCTCGACGAGATCGCCCGTGCCGCCGAGGGCGCCCGGATGGCTGTCCTGAGCGGGAGCCTTCCTCCCGGGGTGTCGCCGGATTTCGTGCAGGAGACTGCCGATCTCGCCACGCGGGTCGGCGCGCGCTTCGTGCTCGACACCTCCGGAGAGGCCCTGCGTCATGTGAGATCCGGCGCATATCTGATCAAGCCCAGCCTTCGCGAGCTGCGGGAGTGGCTCGGGCGGGAGCTGAGAAGCGAGGCGGAGCAGGTCGACGGAGCCTACGGGCTGATCGCCCGAGGCGTTTCCGAGGTCATGCTCGTCTCGCTGGGCGCAGAGGGGGCGCTTCTGGTGACCTCGCAGGGATACGAGAGGTTGCCCGCCATCGACGTTCCCGTGTGTTCGGCGGTGGGGGCCGGGGACAGCATGGTGGCTGCCGTCTGCTTCGGGCTCGTCCAGGGTCTCGACCTGCGCAGCGCCGTGCGCCTCGGCATGGCGGCGGGGGCCGCGACGCTCATGACTCCCGGAACGGGACTGTGCCGACGGGAGGACGTCGAGCGCCTCTACGCGCAGCAAACCGCGTCGGCTACCATCGCTCCACTGAAGGCCATCCCTCGTTCCTGA
- a CDS encoding 2-hydroxyacid dehydrogenase codes for MRIAVFSTKRYDQRFLEAACAGTGHGLTFFEARLSVQTCELVADADAVCAFVNDDVGADVLAALGARGIRLVVLRSAGFNNVDLEAAKRLGIAIARVPAYSPHAVAEYTLALILALNRMTHRAYNRVREGNFALEGLLGFDLAGKTVGVVGTGKIGEVMCRILIGLGCRVIAFDPQPNPTCLGMGVTYVPVEDLFSASDIITLHCPLTPATRHLVNEEALRRMKPGVMLINTSRGAVVDTQAVLQGLKDGVIGYLGLDVYEEEADLFFEDLSARFIDDDVFARLLTFPNVLMTGHQAFFTKEALTNIAETTIANVTAFERTGRAAYEVSTERIAR; via the coding sequence TTGCGGATCGCAGTCTTCAGCACGAAGCGTTACGACCAGCGCTTTCTGGAGGCGGCCTGTGCGGGCACCGGACACGGCCTGACCTTTTTCGAGGCGCGGCTCTCCGTTCAGACCTGCGAACTCGTGGCGGACGCGGATGCGGTCTGCGCCTTCGTCAACGACGACGTGGGCGCCGACGTGCTGGCGGCTCTCGGTGCCAGGGGCATTCGCCTCGTCGTCTTGCGCTCGGCAGGCTTCAATAACGTGGATCTCGAGGCGGCCAAGCGTCTGGGAATCGCGATCGCCCGGGTGCCGGCCTATTCGCCCCACGCGGTCGCCGAGTACACGCTCGCCCTGATCCTCGCGCTCAACCGCATGACCCACCGCGCCTATAATCGGGTGCGGGAGGGCAACTTTGCCCTGGAAGGGCTCCTCGGCTTCGATCTCGCGGGCAAGACGGTCGGGGTCGTGGGAACCGGCAAGATCGGCGAGGTGATGTGCCGCATCCTGATCGGGCTCGGATGCCGCGTGATCGCCTTCGATCCCCAGCCGAACCCGACCTGTCTCGGCATGGGCGTGACCTATGTGCCGGTCGAGGACCTGTTCTCGGCGTCCGACATCATCACCCTGCATTGCCCGCTCACGCCCGCGACGCGCCATCTGGTCAATGAAGAGGCGCTGCGGCGCATGAAGCCGGGCGTGATGCTGATCAACACGAGCCGCGGGGCCGTCGTCGATACGCAGGCCGTCCTGCAAGGGCTGAAGGACGGGGTGATCGGCTATCTCGGTCTCGACGTCTACGAGGAGGAGGCCGACCTGTTCTTCGAGGACCTCTCGGCGCGCTTCATCGACGACGACGTGTTCGCCAGGCTGCTCACCTTCCCGAACGTGCTCATGACAGGGCACCAAGCCTTCTTCACCAAGGAGGCGCTGACGAACATCGCTGAAACGACCATCGCCAATGTCACGGCGTTCGAGCGGACCGGCAGGGCCGCCTATGAGGTCTCCACCGAAAGGATCGCGCGGTAG
- a CDS encoding dicarboxylate/amino acid:cation symporter produces the protein MRTIPATAERAALPARSRKPWYKVLYIQVLIAIFLGILLGWLAPDIAKSDWIKALGDGFIKLIKMVITPIIFCTVVSGISHIQDARKVGRVGIKALVYFEVVSTFALIIGLLIGNLVRPGAGFSGTPDPNAVATYTKQAAEQHPVDFLLHIIPDSVVGAFAQGEILQVLLFAILLGFALLALGERADKLRSFIDDTAHAVFGVIAIIMKAAPIGAFGAMAYTIGRYGPTALGNLFGLILTFYATAALFVFVVLGIIARVVGFSIFKFVGYIKDELLIVLGTSSSESALPQLMEKLERLGCSKSVVGLVVPTGYSFNLDGTNIYMTLATLFIAQALKFDLTLGQQLTILVVALLTSKGASGVTGAGFITLAATLTVVNPALVPGMAVLLGIDKFMSEVRALTNITGNGVATIVVAWWEGELDREKLRAGLDRQIDPSDIETAVRTD, from the coding sequence ATGAGGACCATTCCTGCCACTGCCGAACGCGCGGCTCTTCCGGCCCGCAGCCGCAAGCCCTGGTACAAGGTGCTCTACATCCAGGTTCTGATTGCCATCTTCCTCGGCATCCTCCTTGGCTGGCTCGCGCCGGACATCGCCAAGAGCGACTGGATCAAGGCGCTCGGCGACGGCTTCATCAAGCTCATCAAGATGGTCATCACGCCCATCATCTTCTGCACCGTCGTGTCGGGCATCTCCCATATCCAGGACGCCAGGAAGGTGGGGCGCGTCGGCATCAAGGCGCTGGTCTATTTCGAGGTGGTATCCACCTTTGCGCTCATCATCGGCCTGCTCATTGGCAATCTCGTGCGGCCCGGGGCAGGCTTTTCGGGAACGCCGGACCCGAACGCCGTCGCGACCTACACCAAACAGGCCGCCGAGCAGCATCCCGTGGACTTCCTCCTGCACATCATCCCCGACAGCGTGGTGGGTGCCTTCGCGCAGGGCGAGATCCTGCAGGTCCTGCTGTTTGCCATACTCCTCGGCTTTGCGCTGCTCGCCCTGGGCGAGCGGGCCGACAAGCTTCGCAGCTTCATCGACGACACGGCCCACGCCGTGTTCGGGGTCATCGCCATCATCATGAAGGCTGCTCCGATCGGTGCGTTCGGCGCCATGGCCTATACGATCGGCCGCTACGGTCCCACGGCGCTGGGAAATCTCTTCGGGCTGATCCTCACCTTTTACGCGACGGCCGCCCTGTTCGTCTTCGTCGTGCTCGGCATCATCGCGCGGGTCGTGGGCTTCTCGATCTTCAAATTCGTCGGATATATCAAGGACGAGCTTCTGATCGTGCTCGGCACCAGTTCGTCCGAAAGCGCGCTGCCGCAGCTCATGGAGAAGCTGGAGCGGCTCGGCTGCTCCAAATCCGTCGTCGGTCTCGTCGTGCCCACCGGGTATTCCTTCAACCTCGACGGCACGAACATCTACATGACGCTCGCGACCCTGTTCATCGCACAGGCGCTCAAATTCGACCTCACCCTCGGACAGCAACTCACCATTCTCGTGGTGGCGCTTCTGACGTCGAAGGGAGCGAGCGGCGTCACGGGTGCGGGTTTCATCACGCTCGCAGCCACGCTTACCGTCGTGAACCCGGCCCTCGTGCCCGGCATGGCGGTTCTGCTCGGCATCGACAAGTTCATGAGCGAGGTGAGGGCACTCACCAACATCACCGGCAACGGCGTCGCCACGATCGTCGTGGCCTGGTGGGAAGGCGAGCTCGACCGCGAGAAGCTCAGGGCCGGTCTCGACCGCCAGATCGATCCGTCCGACATCGAGACGGCGGTGCGGACCGATTAG
- a CDS encoding acyltransferase family protein: MPTVQYRREIDGLRAVAVLSVVLFHAGVESFAGGFVGVDVFFVISGYLITSLILSEKAAGHFSFLRFYERRARRILPALFLVIVATIPVAWQLLLPDPMKDFAQSVAFVSFFSSNILFWKESGYFDTNAELKPLLHTWSLAVEEQYYLLFPLILLAFLRRGKKWVGIALASLCLASFVAAQSGSTSNPVKTFYLLPTRGWEMLIGALIALYGFNREIAWASSATVTRSINETASLIGLGMIAWAVFAFDERTPFPGIYALLPTVGAGLIILCASPETFIGRALGWKLPVGIGLVSYSFYLWHQPLLALARYWRPDIEKGVLLLLAGLAGVLACLSWRYVERPFRDRTRVGRRQILAFSVTGSVLLALFGWAGHASDGFPARYSLEDQSLTMPTDRHADYVWQRFNERALKDFDPQGGRKILVIGDSFSADLINALYESGLGNGIQISTYGVSGSCGNLYLEMDLLAKVHPKDRAFCAKQNWYANDKLHTLMQQADAIWLVSSWQAWQTSLLPESKRNLERDFGKKVLVFGRKDLGMINLRQLMLLSEKQRIELQTTMRSSHIKVNASMLKTLGQDFVDVSELLCGHRTKCHPFTKDGKLISFDGGHLTQDGARYLGQRIAESIEARRLMGLSN; the protein is encoded by the coding sequence ATGCCAACGGTGCAGTACAGGCGTGAGATCGATGGCCTGCGGGCCGTCGCGGTTCTCTCTGTTGTCTTGTTTCACGCCGGTGTCGAGAGTTTCGCCGGCGGCTTCGTCGGCGTCGACGTCTTCTTCGTCATCAGCGGTTATCTTATTACATCTCTGATCCTGAGTGAGAAGGCCGCCGGTCACTTCAGCTTCCTGCGGTTCTACGAGCGGCGAGCCAGAAGGATCCTGCCCGCGCTGTTCCTCGTGATCGTCGCGACGATCCCGGTCGCGTGGCAATTGCTGCTCCCGGACCCGATGAAGGACTTCGCCCAGAGCGTCGCTTTCGTGTCCTTCTTCTCGTCCAACATCCTGTTCTGGAAGGAAAGCGGGTATTTCGACACGAACGCGGAGTTGAAACCGCTGCTGCATACCTGGAGCCTGGCAGTCGAGGAGCAATATTACCTGCTCTTTCCGCTGATCCTGCTCGCTTTTCTGAGAAGGGGCAAAAAGTGGGTCGGGATCGCCCTCGCCTCGCTCTGCCTCGCGAGCTTCGTGGCCGCGCAGTCCGGCTCGACGAGCAATCCCGTCAAGACCTTCTATCTGCTTCCGACGCGTGGCTGGGAGATGCTGATCGGAGCCCTGATCGCATTGTATGGCTTCAACCGCGAGATCGCCTGGGCGTCATCCGCCACGGTGACGAGATCGATCAACGAGACTGCAAGCCTGATTGGCCTCGGCATGATCGCATGGGCGGTCTTCGCCTTCGATGAAAGAACCCCTTTTCCGGGTATATACGCGCTTTTGCCGACCGTCGGCGCGGGGCTGATCATCCTGTGCGCGTCTCCCGAGACATTCATCGGTCGGGCGCTCGGCTGGAAACTGCCGGTCGGAATAGGTCTCGTCAGTTACAGCTTCTATCTGTGGCACCAGCCCCTGTTGGCGCTGGCGCGTTACTGGAGGCCGGATATCGAGAAGGGTGTGCTGCTGCTGTTGGCCGGCCTTGCCGGCGTCCTGGCCTGCCTGAGCTGGCGCTATGTGGAGCGTCCGTTCCGGGACAGGACGAGAGTGGGCAGACGGCAGATCCTCGCCTTCTCGGTCACCGGCAGCGTTCTCCTGGCCCTGTTCGGCTGGGCCGGCCACGCATCCGACGGATTTCCGGCGCGCTATTCCCTTGAGGACCAATCGCTGACAATGCCTACGGACCGCCATGCCGACTACGTCTGGCAGCGGTTCAACGAACGCGCCCTGAAAGACTTCGATCCGCAAGGCGGGCGCAAGATTCTCGTGATCGGGGACAGTTTTTCCGCGGATCTCATCAACGCCCTCTATGAATCCGGTCTCGGTAACGGGATTCAGATCTCGACCTACGGAGTGAGCGGAAGTTGCGGCAATCTTTACTTGGAGATGGATCTCCTTGCCAAAGTCCATCCCAAGGATCGCGCATTCTGCGCAAAGCAGAACTGGTATGCCAACGACAAGCTCCATACCTTGATGCAGCAAGCCGATGCGATTTGGCTGGTTTCGAGCTGGCAGGCTTGGCAAACGAGCCTGCTGCCGGAAAGCAAGCGAAATCTCGAAAGAGATTTCGGCAAGAAGGTGCTCGTCTTTGGGCGCAAGGACTTGGGCATGATCAACTTGAGACAGTTGATGTTACTGTCAGAGAAGCAGCGCATCGAGCTTCAGACGACCATGCGATCCAGTCATATCAAGGTCAACGCGTCGATGTTGAAAACGCTGGGGCAGGACTTCGTTGACGTTTCAGAGCTCCTTTGTGGACATCGCACCAAATGTCATCCGTTTACGAAGGACGGAAAGTTGATCTCGTTCGACGGTGGGCATTTGACCCAGGATGGCGCCCGATACCTTGGGCAACGGATTGCCGAGAGCATCGAGGCGCGCAGGCTCATGGGGCTCTCGAACTAG
- a CDS encoding cytochrome c, producing the protein MWRSCIAVVAVVLSVQFASAQEGRIQRGRTFVQANCAMCHAVGRAGESPLQEAPTFRSLGQRYPIEDLAEALAEGIITGHPSMPEFQLDAAQVNDVMAYLESIQE; encoded by the coding sequence ATGTGGCGCTCGTGCATTGCTGTCGTCGCTGTCGTCCTGAGTGTCCAGTTCGCATCGGCCCAAGAGGGGCGCATTCAGCGCGGGCGCACATTCGTGCAGGCGAATTGCGCCATGTGCCATGCGGTCGGGCGCGCCGGCGAAAGCCCCCTCCAGGAGGCGCCGACGTTTCGCTCTCTCGGTCAGCGCTACCCGATCGAGGATCTGGCCGAAGCCCTGGCCGAGGGCATCATCACGGGCCATCCCTCCATGCCAGAATTTCAGCTCGATGCGGCTCAGGTCAACGATGTTATGGCCTATCTGGAATCGATTCAGGAGTAG
- a CDS encoding cupin domain-containing protein, whose translation MEIKRSGSQPSGRGPVEWFTGMVRIDPLFPASAPARAAGNAVTFEPGARTAWHTHPLGQVLIVTAGCGRVQREGGPVEEIRPGDVVWFEPGEKHWHGAAPTTAMTHIAIQEMLDGKAVDWMEHVTDEQYGS comes from the coding sequence ATGGAGATCAAGCGCAGCGGTTCACAGCCTTCCGGTCGAGGGCCTGTGGAATGGTTCACCGGCATGGTCCGCATCGACCCGCTGTTTCCCGCAAGCGCTCCGGCGCGGGCCGCGGGCAACGCGGTCACGTTCGAGCCCGGCGCCCGGACCGCCTGGCATACCCATCCGCTCGGCCAGGTGCTGATCGTCACCGCCGGCTGCGGCCGGGTTCAGCGCGAGGGCGGCCCGGTCGAGGAAATCCGTCCCGGCGATGTGGTCTGGTTCGAACCCGGCGAGAAGCATTGGCACGGCGCGGCTCCGACAACGGCCATGACCCACATCGCCATTCAGGAAATGCTCGATGGCAAGGCGGTCGATTGGATGGAGCACGTCACCGACGAGCAATACGGATCCTGA